A DNA window from Bdellovibrio sp. BCCA contains the following coding sequences:
- a CDS encoding response regulator, with the protein MKNQTELSVKENPRFTSPLFNQRILVIDDSEDTLALLQHRLKKFGAQVTSCLDPKEALKTAQEKDFDVIISDIGMPDLNGYDLMKIYRAWEKRHDKNKTPAIALTAYTTEEDARKALEAGFQVHMTKPMNIKVLEKEIETLIGEGK; encoded by the coding sequence ATGAAAAATCAAACCGAACTTTCTGTAAAAGAAAATCCGCGTTTCACCTCTCCCCTCTTCAACCAACGCATTTTAGTCATTGATGACTCCGAAGATACGTTGGCTTTACTTCAACATCGTTTAAAAAAATTCGGAGCTCAGGTCACGAGCTGCCTTGATCCCAAAGAGGCTTTAAAGACAGCCCAAGAAAAAGATTTTGATGTGATTATTTCTGATATAGGAATGCCTGATCTTAATGGTTACGATTTGATGAAAATTTATCGTGCTTGGGAAAAGCGTCACGATAAAAATAAAACACCGGCTATCGCTCTTACCGCTTACACCACGGAAGAAGATGCCCGCAAAGCACTTGAAGCGGGTTTTCAAGTGCACATGACAAAACCCATGAATATAAAAGTTTTAGAAAAAGAAATTGAAACGCTGATTGGCGAAGGCAAGTAA